From the Musa acuminata AAA Group cultivar baxijiao chromosome BXJ3-7, Cavendish_Baxijiao_AAA, whole genome shotgun sequence genome, one window contains:
- the LOC135642875 gene encoding uncharacterized protein LOC135642875, translating into MIDIGSSADVLYLDAFKKLGLTNEDLNPMTSALTGFTGDSISPLGTIVLPITIGEEPRTKTMMTTFMVVDLLSAYNAIFNRLTLNKLKAVVFTYHQAIKFPTPVGVGVYRSDPKESRQCYLTVVTLPMKPRPQQAPDPREEIKISTLQESPEQIVEVHLKRDRPNMTVKVRTTLPKEN; encoded by the coding sequence ATGATCGACATTGGGAGCTCTGCCGACGTACTGTACCTTGACGCCTTCAAGAAGCTTGGCCTAACTAACGAGGATCTCAACCCCATGACGTCGGCGCTCACCGGATTTACgggggattccatctccccgctTGGGACTATTGTCCTCCCTATTACCATTGGGGAAGAACCAAGAACCAAGACGATgatgaccaccttcatggtagtcgacctGCTCTCCGCCTATAACGCCATCTTCAACCGCCTGACGCTCAACAAGTTGAAAGCGGTGGTCTTCACCTACCACCAAGCCATTAAGTTTCCGACGCCAGTAGGAGTCGGGGTATATCGAAGTGATCCCAAGGAATCAAGGCAGTGCTATCTAACGGTGGTCACCCTCCCGATGAAGCCACGACCTCAGCAAGCCCCGGATCCCCGTGAAGAAATCAAAATATCGACGCTCCAAGAATCACCCGAACAGATTGTTGAAGTGCACTTGAAAAGGGATCGACCCAACATGACCGTGAAGGTTAGAACAACGCTCCCCAAAGAAAACTAG